Genomic segment of Drosophila simulans strain w501 chromosome 2R, Prin_Dsim_3.1, whole genome shotgun sequence:
AGCCGTTTTTTAGGCCGCACTTTGCCGCGCAGATGAGGCTCGTTCAAAATTTATAACTGAAAATGATGTCACAAAATACTCTGCTGGTGTGGGATTGATGGGAGTTGCGAAATACTTATGACTCGAGGCAGTAAACTAAGCACTTTTCAGCAAACTGCAGTAGATATACAGTTCTGCGATAGTAAATCCTTAAAATAGTcgtaaatgtttaaaataactaaaaaccTATTCGATCAACATACCACAGTTTCTAGTAACAATTCAATTGCAATGGTTAGTAACGAATATATTTGTCTTACTTGCAGAGAAACGCGAGGACACCGTGGAGGAGTCGACGGCCAAGCGGTTCACAACCACGTCGAGCCTGAAACTGAAGCCAGGTCCAGATGACGACTACACGGAATACACGTGCCAGGCGCGGCACAAGGCCCTCTCGCCGGACATGCCCATGCGGGCCACCGTCCAACTGTCCGTGTTGTGTGAGTAGCTTCTCAGCCTTTCCATCGCCATCTGTTTGGTTGGGTTGGTGCGGATTTGTACTGCGCCTGGTCATGGTGGGGTGGATGCGCCCGGAAGCGACCCCGAGATGCCGGGAATCGGAGGGTTCGTGTGGGTGACCTCATTAGCCGGCTCAATTTGCTATACAATTGAACGTGCGTGCTggggtgtgagtgtgtatgtgaGTGGAGTCtccaaggaggagcagcctGCTTCATTCGATGCACTGGAATActcatattttataatttataaaccaatttaagttGAGCCACATTGAAACATATAAGTCAGTCAGTCATATTTAAACGTACTGATATCATTAGTTTAGAATATCTATTTCAGTTTGCTCAGTGCACTcgaatgaatttcaattaaatgccatttaaatgaGCTCCATAACTCAAACTTTTATGCGATTTTCCCGCACTTGCCGACTTAAATGCCTATTATTTTCGTCCAGTGCAGGCAATGAATTTTTTGCACCAGCTTCCAGCGGCCTCTCCCGATGCGGATGCCATTTGCCATCACGGCCGCTAATTGCGCGATTCGGGCGCgtattaattagtttttaaattcTAATGTGCCGCGCAGCTGCCACTGGATGCCACTGGATGCCAATGTGGATGCGAATTGCGATGCTGCACGGCAGCGGCGGCCATTACGAATGCCAAAAGTCCTCTTATTGATTGTTGCCGTTGGCAGTGGTGGCCGTGGTGGCACTGGTGGCACTGCTGGAACTGGTGGCACACTGGGGGTGCCGGTGGTTGGCTCCAGGCACCTGCTATAGCCGGAGGCCGTAGCTATGGATGCCACGATGACGATGGCTCCACCTGCACACGCACATTCGaattaattatgtttgttatttatgcataGGCAGCTGGCAAATGGTGGCCCCAACTGCCGCAGTTCGTTGGCCATTTCCCGAGCTCGTCGCGATGTAATTGGcacaaaaaagcgaaaaaaaaattgaaaatggcgaaaaatcGAGCCGTGCTATCTGCGAATTCAGGCCGGGAATGAAGGGGGTGCTTGAACGGGATATATCCCCTTTCATTTCCCTACTGCGGGGTCTTAATTATGGCGCTATTATTGCTCCCCCACTGCCCCATCTCCCCCTTCCCCACACTCCTACCATATTTCaagtgattttaatttaatttttcgaTGCATGCCTGCGGGGcagagtgtgtgtgcctggCAGCTTTTGTGCCCCACCtgattgctgctgttgattcAATACGGTTGACCGCTTGTCAAATTGTGATaaggaaaatatattacaGCCGGTGAAGAGCTGATGTTTTTCGAAAGTTTTCCAGCGGAATGGCGATTCTAGTTGCTACCGACTGTATTCCATCTGCCGATAATATCCCAAATGTATTCAACACGTAATGTCGCTGCTTTTTCCACTGCTTTGCGGTATTTTACACTATTATTAATCGCCCAGTGCGACGCCCACAGCAAGTGAAATTACCAACGCCCCGAATCGGAggccaaaaaaggcaaaatcGGGAAATAATGCATATGACCGCATAAACGATTTGCATGCAAACACTTCAATTAAAAACGCCACCAATTTCACATGTATTTATACACATATGCGCTCGCCGCACTTTACTTTagtgtaaattgaatttatttgcgGACAGCAGTTGCAATTAAATATGCGAACTGTAAACACAGCAAACTGCCGGCATttagtgttgtttttttgttcaaaCCGTACTCCCTTCTAATCCCACAGATCCCCCAGGACCGCCCTACATCGAGGGATACTCGGCGGGCGAAACTCTGCGCCGCGGCCAGACGGTGGAGCTCATGTGCCGGAGTCGCGGCGGCAATCCGCCTGCCCAGCTCATCTGGTACAAGAACGGCTCCCAGATACGCATGGCCTATAGGTGAGCTACAAAATTATCTAATCATTGCAACATAGCATATTTAATACAGGGTACAGGGCGGAACTAGACATTAATATAATCATATGACAACTAACCTCTTTCAGAACCTCTGGCCGATTGTCCGAGAACATCTATACCTTCACCGCCGAGGCGGGCGATAACAAGGCTCGATTCCGCTGCGAGGCGAGCAACGTGATGTCCCAGAATCCACTGAAGGCGGAGGTGGAGCTTTCCGTGCTGTGTAAGTCGAGTTCCCAAGGATCTGCTTCCAATTTGCGCCGCCTAATTGTGCGTTCctcatatttatatatgcagcCCGGGCTGAGTAGCGTATCAGATTTAATGGGTGTCTAGATTACAGGCCAGGATGCGGGCTAGGGAAGCGGAGGGCAGGAACCCAGCGATGTGGGGACTGGATTGTGTCAACAGCCTGGCTTGCTAGCGACATCTTCCAAATTCCACAGAGCCAGCAGCCCTACTTGGCAGGCGATTCACTCACAGTGGCTGCTGGATTGGAGCCCGGGGATGGAGTCCTGGAAACTCGCTCGCTGGCTGTTGCTTTCTTTTGCAATTAAGCCTAAGTTTGCACTTTGAAAGCCTCTCCAGTCTCCGTCCCACTTGGCTTTGTCAAATCAAGCAATGCAAATTCTTTTCAAGTGCCAAATAGCGCAGAGCCCCTCCTCTTCAGTCCCTCGACCTCTGAACCTCTGAATCTCTGAACCTAGCCGTCGCAGCTTGTTAGACTTACAACAATTGCAATCAGGCGCACAAAGCCGACGGGCGGAACGGCGCGGTGCCAAAGTCGTTAGCGCGACACTCGGACGGACGGATGGACGGACGGTCGGAGGAGACCAGCAAACATTTGCATGCCACATGCACATGCCAACCCGCCTCTTAGGCTCATGTGTCTTGTCTAACATGCAAATGGATGAGGCGGCCGctcaacgcggcgtatgcgcgatatttaaatttcaagtgCTCGGCAGTCCGCTGAAATTGGCATCTTTTACCTGAAGTCGGCTTTAAGTGCGTGGAGGGTTACTCCGCCCTCAGTTAGGCAGAAACTCGTTTAGCTGGCAGCTTCCAGTTTATGCGCATACCAATCAAAGCGCCATACAGGTCAGGCCTGCCCACTCGGCCCCATCTTGCCCCAATAAGTATGCCACATTGAGTGGCCAGCACAAACGAATACACGAGCAGTCGCACACTAAcactgcactgagagaaaacaTTGGGTCCGTCGGTTAGAAGACTTTACATATGGGTTTTCAAATcatggttttttattttattagtattattcTCCGAAACTCGCCTGTTACATCGATCCGCCTTTGTGGTGGATCTTTTTCGTCCTGTGCATCGCATAGATAGCAGATGTGGCCTCAGCTGGCGGCCCGGGCTCTTAGCACACgcattatttatgtataacGAATGTGGAACAACAAAACTGAAGACGTAGCAGGAATACATTCAGCATCAGCATTCTTTTGCCCCtcacgagtgtgtgtgccaggGTGTGTGCCCGGAATGAAGATGTATGGCTAAGACGGACCGACGAAAGATGCGAGAAGTTAAGAATtcataatgtttatttatatgcgaAACATATCGAGTCGAAAGTTTCGTATTCCCCGCGCGCCATTGCCATGGCCAAGTCCCGGCCCTACATGAAGCCAAAgacaacgctgcgtatgcgtaatgtatGCACTTATCCATCAaggcagcggcagtggcagctgcagctgctcctgcttctgctctCCGCTTCGACGGCATTAGGTAATAGCTCCGCAGCCGGACGGACTGTCAGTCACTCAGTCATCATTTGCATGGAGGCGGCATCAGGAGCCGACATTCCTCCCCAAGGCTATTAGGGAGGCGGGAAACGGGAAACCAGGGGGTTCTTTGCTATCTGGAGGACAGGAGATACTCGTGTGTGCCTGCTCCGAGCATGCCGCAAGTGAGCCTCGCCGCAAACCTATTACATATTAATGCCTCCTTCATTATGCTACTACCGGTAACTGAAATCAACCCGAAACCTTCTGCCTTCGCAGTTGCACCCACCCACGTCACCGTAATGGGACCCACCGAGGCGCGCGTCGGCGATATTGTGCCGCTGACATGCACCACCGCGCCATCGAATCCGCCCGCCGAGATCAAATGGATGGTGGGCGGGCGGCAGGTGCGCAATGCCACCTCAAAGACGATTGTCAGTCCCGAGGGTAAGTGCTGTTGCCGGTATGACATAATCCCCTGCCTAATCCATTTCCATCTCTGCCTGTCATCGCAGGCGGCTGGACGACCACCTCGAACATCACCGCCGTCGTGGAGCCCAACAAGCGCTCCCTGGTCGTCATCTGTCACGGACTGAACATGCAGCTGACCGAGAACGTCGTGTCCACCCACACGATCAATGTGCTGTGTAAGTATGCCCGAACCCAGTGATTTTCCAGCAGAAAATATGCCTCAAATTCGCCAAGCAGGGGAAATTGTTCTGAGTAAAAGCAGGAATGGAAAATTCCACATCCCATATCAACCCCACACTTCGTTTTCCCttcagttttaattgaataacgTTTCGGTTAACAATTCCAAGTGGAAAAATCTCGATTTAGCTGCTAGTTTTATTTCTTGATAACCGCTTTTCCGCCCAAATTCAATGGCCGATTTTCCGATCTGTGTGACCGCGTCGCAGCGCGAGCTCGCTCAACTCACGGAGCAGGAGCGCCTGACCGCCCAGCTGAAGGTTAAGGAGCGTAAGAAGGCGGCCAAGGCCAAGCCGAAAAAGGTCCTGGGTGGCCTGCTAATGGTGAATCATATGAAGATGTGGCACCAGCACCGTGAGCGGATCAAGGGCGCGATCAGCACGGTGGACGCCGAAGCGCCCAACTTTCAGGCGGCCCGCATCACCGGAGTGAACAACCTCCGAGACGAGGCGCAGACATTCATGAAGCGCACCAAGGCCAACATTCAGCTGCTAGTGGAGATTTCGCGGACGATGCGCACCCACGGAGCCATCAATCCGTTTCGATACGATACGGTGCACGCCGTCTCTGGCATTCCCATGGCCCTGCTTACCCTGGAGAAACTGGAGCGCGACAATCGCGACTTCGGTCGACGCATTCTGGAGGTAAACAGCGAGGTGGACTCCGGTCTGTCGGACAAGCGGATGCGGGAGGGCAGAAGCTCGGCGCCCGTCGCTCCACTAGAGTTGCCGCCCCAGGCGATGGCCAAGTACGAGGCCTTCAACATCCCGCTGCCCAAATCGGATGCCGACCTACGCCGCCTCTTTCGACCGCGTGTCTACTTTGACCTCTATCTCAAGGATGCCCGACCACTGGGCAGGTTTGTGGTCCAGCTGTACACAGAGGCTGCTccgctggtggtgctgcagcTGATCAAGTCCTGCATGTGCAATCAGCACTCCAAGTTTATGGTGAAACGACTGTTCCCCAATCTCTGGCTGGAAACCGATTTGATGCTGTCGTCGGACTCGCTGCTCCACCAGCCATTGGAGTACGACGCCAAAGTTATTGACCACGGGGCCTCCAGCTACGTATTATCCTTCAGCAAGGCTTACGTCACGGGATTCACCCACCACCTGTCCTTCGCCATCTCGTTCAAGCCGCTTACCGTGGTCAATGGATCCCGCGTGGGATTCGGGCGGATTGTGAAGGGCAGCAAGATATGCGAGTGCATTCAGAGTTACGGCACTAAGAACGGAAAGCTCAGCCGGGGTCTGCTTTTTACCAGCTGCGGATTGCTGTAGCCTGCAGGTGGTTCCTGTAAATTGTTCATGTGTgcaggaaatatttttgagtcgTGTAAATCGTAGTCAGTACTTTTTAAAATCAACCCCTTCACATAGATGGGGCATGCAGTCGGTATTAAAGTGatgaaattaattgattgTGGGTTGGAAATATTTCAAGAATATTGGTAAATCCTCATTTAACTGCAGAGTGATAAAagttgtatgtatgtttaaaAAACAGTCTCTGTTCGATCTCACCTTTAAAGCTGATTTTATTCTGTACGCATGGAAAGATATTCATGTTTATGCCAACTTTCCTATGCCCACACACATCTCTGGTGACCCCCGTGAAAGTCCAACTGGATGTACGCATCCCGGACTTTGACAGCATCCCCTTTTGCTGCCGCAGAGTGACACTTCTCCGCCACGCGACAACTGCAAGTGTCTCAAACTCCATTATCCGATGTTCGATGTCACTCTTCATTTGACTCAATTATAAGCGAAGGCAGTGACAAAAAACACGCAGGAAAAAATAGATGTCGGCGGAGGAGGATACCGGGATGCTGGGATTGCGGATTTCTGGGGAAGATGAAAGGACTGACAGGCAAAGTCACTCGATAACAGGTTGAGTGGGGTTGGTTCGGTTTGGGGCAGTAGTTAAGCCGATGCCGGGGCTTATTAATAATTGCGATTCTAGTTTCGGTTTATCCAGGCAGAGACCTCATGGCTCCGCCTTCGCCCCACCGCCTCTCCGACCCTGCGGTGGATGTCCTTTGTGAGCGCTCTCCTGCagcgctaattaatttttctgaCCAACATCACAGGGAATAAGCAGCGGGGGAGGGGCGGAAAGAGATTTACATTTATTACCCATACCATGAGCACTGAAAATGACTAACGGACCCCCAAGGTAATGAGCGGTCCTCCCGAGCgtccacgcccacgcccactcccagTACCCCGCCCAGCGCCCAATCAAGGACGATACGATGGTATGTGCATGGTCATGCCTTGAGGATGCGGACGCCCTGCGGATATTTTTACTTTATGCgcggcaaattaaataattttaatttttattgttcggCCGCTCTTGGCAGCTCTCACGAAGGACACAGCGGTGGGTCCTAGTCCTGGCGCTGCCCTCGAGTCctttgctgttattgttgtagGCCATAATTTGCTGGCTCGTGGCTAAGTTTTTGGGCCCACAATTCGCTGGCCCATTTCCCCTGCTTGGCGCTCCTTTGtttgtctctttttttttgggaacgTTTTTCTTATCCCGCGCCGTGTTCTCCAACTGCCCCACAGATCCGCCTGCGCCACCATTAATTTCTGGCTATATGGAGGGACAAATTATCCCAGCTGGCTCGGTGCAAAAACTGCTCTGCGTTTCATCAGGCGGCAATCCGCTGGCGACGCTAACATGGTACAAAAACGACAAAAGGGTGAGTGCacaaatttccttttttcccgtcctttgtttgcattttccgcagaaaactcaaacacacactcgcacacacacacacaattacATAAACagtcacacacatgcacacactgAACAAAGAGCGAGCGACAGGGAGAGAGAGCACTATCAACGGCAGGCAGCAAACATCCGCAAAACAATAATGGCGCTTTTGTTGaccatttccgcttccgctttaTGGGCTTAAAGTGCTAATGAGCCACTGCAGCCATTGCAGCCATGCTCTGCGCTCCTGATGCCAGAGCGATTTCGGTTTTCACACCTTCCGCCCACCACCAATAATCGAGGGAGCACAACTATCGTTAGAACTTTGAACAAAAGGCGGTAAATACggtggaaaaataaaacaagtcACCCACAACCGCAGCTCATCAGCCCACACACTTAAACGACGGAATGTTAGGtgctgggtggtgggtggcaggTGCACCTGCAGTTTCAGGTGCGGCTTCCTGTTTTAGCGTTTCCCATTTGTTGCGGTGTCAGAGTTTTCATCTCTGCCCCTCGGGGGACTCATCTGTGTGCCGTGTTTGCTCTCCAGCTCGCTAGCTCGCTCGCTTGCTCGCCCAGATTAGACGACGTTTTATCagcgaaattaaaatgcatccGCCAGCTGCGCTCTGCGGAGATGCTTTCCagccagaaaaaaatatataagtactCCTTTCCGCTGCAGATAAACTCGGTCATACGGGCGGCGGACAAATCGGTGTCGGCCGAAATCACCATTCTGGCCAACGTGTCCGACAACCAGGCCCAGTACCGGTGCGAGGCCTCCAACAGCGCCACCGAGATCCCGCTCTTTCAGTCCACCACGCTCAGCGTCCACTGTGAGTATATATCAGAGATTAATAATACTTTGACTTAAGAATATAACTAagattaaataagaaataatacaaataagtaaataaataggGGCGCTTTGTAAGACATATTCTAATCATTTAGATTTGTTATTACATTTTACCATATTCTTAGTTAGTCGAACCCAATAATAACTAACTCTGAAATAGAAAACTCACCATtgacttaaatatttttccttaCATAAAGAATATTTTCTTGATCTTTTAAATGTAAgaaatttgataaaaaaaaaggcttTTATTTAGAACGGTTATAATTTTCAAGTTAATTTCCAAGGCGTTTCCAAGTATttctgaaaaataaatacaatactagtaataaataatagttGCAACTTACAATGTAGCTGAATGGTCAAATAGTTTCGTTGAGTGCAGCAGCTGCGCTTTGAATTTGGGAACGGGGAGCTTGTAGACTACCGCATCCTTTCTTATTACCCATTGGGGTGTGTGCTCGCTCTTCCAGTTGCCCCGGAGACGGTCAAAATACGCATTGAACCGGAAGAACTGCGACCTGGCATGGAGGCAACTATCATCTGTGACTCGAGCTCCAGCAATCCGCCGGCGAAGCTGTCCTGGTGGAAGGACGGCATACCCATCGAAGGTACGTACGGTATGCAAGGGCATGGCTGCTTGGCCTTCTTGCCTCTTTGGGCCTGGCCAAGCGATTTGGCAATTGGAAGCTTGCCCATCGCAATTCGCCATGGACTTGCCGGCGCCACCAGTGCACTTTGCTGGTGCGAGGCGTTTCCACGACAACATCCGGTTCGCTTGCCAGTCACTAAAATTACGCCCATTTCTTCTCCGCTCCCGTTCCTACCTCAACCCATTGCCCTGCCCCATCCGGATCCTGTGTCCCTGTCCGCCCACCGGAACTCCCGACATGCCCCAACCCACAGGCATTAATAACACGTCCAAGCCGGGTCTCTGGGGCGGCACGGTCTCGACGCTGGAGTTCAGGGTGAACGTCACACAGGAAATGAACGGCCAGGTCTACACCTGCCAGAGCGCCAACGAGGCTCTTCAGCGGAGCGCCCACGAGGCGGTCAGCCTGGATGTCCTGTGTAAGTACGTCCCGCCTAATTGCTCAATTAGACGGGATCAGCAATCGCTGTCCGACTCTTTAAGCAATTGCACAAAAGAGCGGCAATTGAACTTGTATCCGATATCCATAAGCCAATCCTGTATCTTTGTATCCTTTGGCTGAActttcgaaatgaaaatccgTTTGAACTACCATAATATGAGCCATTAAGATCAATGTTTAATGGTTAAATGATTCATAGAATGAGATAAGGCTCACCAAGAGATATCGGAATAGCCCGGTTAACAAAAGTTTAACTGGAACACATTTGGTATATCCTTAATCCCCAGATCGACCCAAGTTCGTGCCCCCGCCCTCGTCGACGGCGGTGGGCGTGGAGGGCGAATCGCTGCAGGTGTCGCTCCAAACTCGGGCCAATCCCACTCCAGTGACCTACAAGTGGACCAAGGATGGGACAACAATTCCGCAGGACGGCGATCATCGCATCTTTGCGGATGGCGGCAGCCTGAACTTCACACGCCTGCATCGGGATGATGCGGGAATCTACTCCTGCAGCGCCTCAAACTCGCAGGGAGGAGCCACCCTCAACATCACTGTCGTGGTAGAATGTAAGTACTTTCCTGTCTGTGATTCCCTTTATTAGGCTAATTTCGGCCTTTGCCATGCAGACGGAACCACCATCAAGTCGGTGTCTGAGAACATCGTCGTCAATCCCGGCGAGGATGCAATGCTCTCCTGCACCGTGGAGGGCAAACCACTGACCGAGGAGCACGTAAAGTGGGAGCGAGTGGGCTACGACATGACCGTGAAAACATCGACGACCTTTGCGAACGGCACATCCTACCTCCACATCAAGGACGCGAAGCGGGAGGATGTGGGCAACTTCCGGTGCGTGGCCGACAATCGTGTGGACAATCCAACTAACCGCGATATCCTTTTGATTGTCAAGTGTAAGTGGTtaataaagtaaaagaaaGAAGTCGTCTTACCTAGCTATGCTTCACTTCCTTTATCCCAATCCACATCTTCTCGTCCCTGCCTCCAGTTGCACCTGAAATCGCCAAGGCTCCCACGCTCCTGCGAGCGGCCAGTGGGACGGGGGAACGTGGTCGTCTGCCTTGCCGGGCACAGGGCTCGCCCAAGCCGCAGTTCATCTGGCGGCAGGACAAGAAGGACCTGCCCATCAACCGCACGTACAAATACGAGGTGGAGGAGCGCAAGATTGACTCGCTGACCTACGAGTCCACCCTCATCGTGGACAAAGTGGCGCCCGCGGACTACGGAGCTTATGAGTGCGTTGCCAGAAACGAATTGGGTGAAGCGGTGGAGACCGTGCGCCTGGAGATCACCTCGCAGCCTGACCCACCCCTCAGTCTGAATATCCTGAACGTCACCCACGACACAGTCACTGTGGCCTGGACTCCGGGATTCGATGGGGGCCTTAAGGCCTCCTACCGAGTCCGTTATAGGTGAGTGATATTCGGACATTCATAACATGCACaggaaacaatttttaaaagatttcTGTAGAGCCATTCATCTAAGTTATAAGTGTTAACAATATGACACAattttttagcaaaaaaaTCATATTCATTAAATTAGCGCTACTCTTGAAGATTCAGAAGCGTCCGTTTTCCACATTCTCGCCGTTTGCAATTATCAAGGGTCCTGGCAATAATGAAATTGCACTCTGCCTTCTCATTTGCAGGATGGCCGACCGCGAGCAGTACAAATACATCGATGGCCTGCCCAACAGCCACAAGCTGACCATCGGCGGGCTGCGCATGAATACACTCTACCTGTTCTCGGTGATGTCCTGGAACGAGCTGGGCCAGAGCACCTACCTGCCGGATTTGGCGCGGGCGGAGACCAAAGGTAAGTCCGCCCCTCAGTGCGAGGCATTCAAATTAGCCGCGAGTGCCGCACTCGACCAGCAATGCTGACATTGATTTATGCGAGTCCACCATTTGGCTTTTATGGCCACTGCCCAACGGAGCAGGGGTTCGATTCTGCAGAAGAATCGGAGCATCGGTAACTACCAGGTGTGGGTGGTaatggtggtgatggtggtgccGGGCCAGTTGTCAGGCAGCTATTCGGCAGATTTGTGGAATTAATTAGGTAGCCAGTATGATAAGCAGCTATCAGCCTAATTAGAAGCACGCATGGAATGAGTCATCCGAAATAATTGATGAAGTAAAATTAACCCATACACTGGATTTCGTTATTTCCGCAGAAATACAGGCCGTGCAGACACGGGATCCAAATAAATCAGAGAATTCAAATCAGTTgggcatatacatatgtgccaCAAACGAAATTAGTGATGAAAGTAATTAACCAGCAAGATGTTTACAAATAGATAGACAAACCAGGTGCAGCCATGGACACCTACACAAGCCATAGAACAGTAATCATAAAGGTGGGGATGATATGATATACTAGCAGTTATTAGCTAAGGCGTCAATGTTTGCTAAAATTAAACACAACATAGTTTTAGTAGAGGTTGAAAAGGTTTAAATGGACGTTTGAGAACCCACTTCAACTGGgcctgcaccaccaccagcttAGCTATTCAAATGGACGCGACTGTAGTTTATGAAGCGTAAGAAATGGCTTACAGCCAGACGTTACCATGGGCTCATATGGAGCCACCTCAATCCGATTTGTTGTCTCACTCAATGATCTCCTCCGACCCTTGCTGCTGTTAATTGGAATTGCATTACGACCATCACCAACGTCAACAAAACGGACGACGCCACCACCGCAAATGGCCACTATCCACTATTCGCGCATCGCATTCCGTCCGCCAGAAGCCCCGCCCCCCTCGCATCCGGCCTCGTCGCTGGGAGGCGGACCGCCGACCACCAGCCAGACGCCGCTGGGCGGCACATCGGGCATGCTcctggtgggcgtgggcgcCGGCATCGTCGTTGTCCTGCTCAACGTGTTTGTCATCGGCTGCTGCCTGCACAAACGGAACGAGAAGCGCCTCAAGCGAGGTGAGGGGATCCAGGAATCCGTGAATCcggcggttgctgctgctgctgccacacaGGGAGAAATGTCCCAGAATCCATCTCTTTCTTGTATCTTAGTGAAAAAGGGTTATAGTTCTCAAGCTAGCATAATAGATATCATAGCGTTATAGAATAGTcggattaatttaaaactatgATCTTAAGtagtttgccttttttttattcttcaaatatttgcttgcCTAAGAGAAATAGTTATCATCTGAGTGTGCTGCCATTATTGCCCCATCGACCAAGATGGGGTTAAATGGGAAGCT
This window contains:
- the LOC6733603 gene encoding uncharacterized protein LOC6733603; protein product: MADFPICVTASQRELAQLTEQERLTAQLKVKERKKAAKAKPKKVLGGLLMVNHMKMWHQHRERIKGAISTVDAEAPNFQAARITGVNNLRDEAQTFMKRTKANIQLLVEISRTMRTHGAINPFRYDTVHAVSGIPMALLTLEKLERDNRDFGRRILEVNSEVDSGLSDKRMREGRSSAPVAPLELPPQAMAKYEAFNIPLPKSDADLRRLFRPRVYFDLYLKDARPLGRFVVQLYTEAAPLVVLQLIKSCMCNQHSKFMVKRLFPNLWLETDLMLSSDSLLHQPLEYDAKVIDHGASSYVLSFSKAYVTGFTHHLSFAISFKPLTVVNGSRVGFGRIVKGSKICECIQSYGTKNGKLSRGLLFTSCGLL